Below is a window of Candidatus Aegiribacteria sp. DNA.
GGCCCTGACAATCGCCCGGGAAATCGGGGACAGGTATTATATATCCTATCATTCATGCGGCCTTGCAATACTGAAGACCGATAAGGGAGATTACGATCAGGCGGTAAAGATGCTTCAGGAATACTATGAGACCTCCCGTGAGACAGGTATTCGTTACGGTGAGGCGGAAGCACTTGGTTACATGGCTATTGCTTTGATGAAAAAAGGTAAACTGGAGCGAGCTCTGAGTGCATTTGACAAATCATTGCTGATCCTCAGGGAGTTGAATTACGTCCACTACATTTACTATTTTCAGGCAGATAAGGCACGCACCCTTTTCCTGCTCGGAAGGCTTCCGGAAGCGGACGCTACCGCCAGAGAATCCAATTCCCTGATAGAGAAACAGGAAAAACCTGAACCTATATTGGAGAACGATTCCCTTCTGCAGAGAATTCGTTTCGAAAACGCCGCGACTCTCGATGAAAAACTGGATTGCATCAGAACTGTTCGGAAAATCGTATCTAATACACCCGACTCTGTCAGTGCCGCTATTCCAGTA
It encodes the following:
- a CDS encoding tetratricopeptide repeat protein, with amino-acid sequence LKTALEINEKALEIHNELGYLRGIYESTGYLAAIKFMTGHVSEARKLFEKQLRIFEEMKDDNESNAKVYNNMASTAVDLTEKQQILEKAIDVAKQHKDKRLHSVSLGNLADLFHKKNQFEEAEKAYQKALTIAREIGDRYYISYHSCGLAILKTDKGDYDQAVKMLQEYYETSRETGIRYGEAEALGYMAIALMKKGKLERALSAFDKSLLILRELNYVHYIYYFQADKARTLFLLGRLPEADATARESNSLIEKQEKPEPILENDSLLQRIRFENAATLDEKLDCIRTVRKIVSNTPDSVSAAIPVYDLWQMIQIPGDDIPEELSPAVLKTELVKILDKAVKEKPSYDIIFMRNEIK